From Bradyrhizobium erythrophlei:
TACGCGCGGGGCGTTTTATTCGAACTTTACCGGCAAGGACGAGTTGATCATCGCCATGCTCGAGGATCACGTCGAGCAAACCGTTCAACGCAATCTCGATCTTCTCGCCCGGCACAAGAACATTGCGGACTTCATCGAAGCTCTGCGAACGATGGACCGCAGCCTGCAGGATCCGCTCGGCCGCTCTCCGCTGTTGCATATGGAAATGATCCTGTTCGTGGCGCGCGCCGAAAAGCGCAGACCGGAATTGGCCAAGCGCCTGCGCGCGAGGCGGCAACTGATCACCGATATCGTCGAGACGGCGTTGAAGAACGCGGGCAGGAGCGGTTCGCTGAACCCGGCATGGACGGGCGCGATACTGCTCGCGCTGGAGGACGGTTTCCGTCTGCACCGCCTGATCGATCCGGAGACCACGCCGGCCGACAGCTTCCTGCGAGCGATCGGCGATCTGCAGCGAGCTGTCCGAACCACGCCGGCCTGACGAACGTCACGACGGCGACGCGGTGTTCGCTCCATTCTCAAGCGGTGTGGGCGCCGGCCCGGGCCTTGTGCAATTGTCCCGCGACCGCCCTCACCTTGCGGGGCGACGCCATCCAGATCGCGAAGGCGGACAATGCGCTGACGGCGAAGCCGATGGCGAAGGCGAAGCCGTAACTGCCAGTAAGGTCGTGCAGCGCGCCGGTGACCCAGGGACCGGCGGCGCCACCAGCAAGTGCTGCGAGCATCACGGTGCCGAAGATGCTGCCGAAATGCCTGCCCTGAAATATTTCCAGCACCACCGCCCCCATGATGGAGGTCAGGCCATAACCGAGCGCGCCCTGCGCCAGTACCATGAGGTAGACCAGCGTCAGGACTGGAAAGGATTTCAGCGCGATCAAGGCCGCAAAGCAGATCGCAAAGCCAGAGCACCCGGCGGTCCAGATCCATTCCCGCCCAACCCGGTCGGAGAGATGGCCGAGCCAGATCTGGCCGGGAATGCCGAGCAGGCTGACGGCGCCCAGGGACCACACCGCGACGTTCGGGCTGAAGCCGATGTCGAGCAGATATTTGGTCTGGTGAACCTGCACCGCGTACCAGATGTACAGGCCGCCGAAATAACCGAGCGATATCCACCAGAACCGCGCGGTGCGCACCGCGCGGCCCAGGGTCCAGTCGATGCCGGCCCAGTCGTGATCGACGACATAGGATACCGGCTTGATCGCGGCCGAGGGGGCTGCGTCGCCGTCCGGCCGAAGCCCGATATCCTCGGGGCGCTTGTGCAGCAACAGATTGATCGGCGCCAGCACCACCAGGATCAGGATTCCCATTGCCGTGCAGGCGGTGCGCCATCCCGTCTGCTCGATCATGTGCTGCACCCATGGCAACAGCGTCATCGAGCCGATGCCGACGCCGGCGAACGCCAGACCGATCGCCAGCCCGCGCCTGCGGTTGAACCAGTGGGGCAGAAACAGCGATTGGCCGGAATAGCCGAGGCAGATGCTGCCCGCGCCGACCATGACGCCGATGGTCACATAGAGATGCCAGGGCTGCGTCGTCAGCGGCGCCAGCAGCATGCCGCCCGCCATCAAGGCGACGCCGAGCTCCATCATGGCGCGCGGGCCGGCGCGGTCCATCAGGCGGCCGATCAGCGGGCTGACCGCGGCGGACACCACAAAGCCGAACGAGAAGGCGCCCGCGGTGACCCCGCGCTCCCAGCCGAACTCATCGATGATCGGCGGAAAGAACAGCGAAAAGGCGGTGCGGGCGTTGACCCCGATCGCCATGGTAACGAAAGTCACGCCGACGATGATCCAGCCGTAAAAGAAGGGAAGCCGGGCCGGCGCAACGTCCTTTGCGATTGCCTTTTCCGGACCTGCATGACGCACGTCATCTTCATCAGCGCTCATGAACGGCGTGCCCAATGATCGGCATTGACGGCTCCGTGAGGAACCCTGCCATTGATGATCGCTTCAACCTGGCGAACCGTTTCGGATGACTGGCTTTCGATCGCCGGCTGGGTCAACCCGCCGATATGCGGGGTCGCGATGACATTCTCGAGGTTTGCCAACTCCGGCGTTGGCATCTGATCCCGGGCGCGGCCGACATCCATCGCCGCCCCCGCGATGCGGTTCTCGCGCAACGCGACGCTCAACGCAGCCTCATCGATGAGATTGCCGCGAGACAAATTGATGAAGAACGCGTCGGGTCGCATCCGCGCCAGCGCGGCCGGCCCGATCAGCTTTTCGGTCTGTTCATTCGCGACCGCGAGGCAGACCACGTAATCCGCCTTCCCGAGCAACTCCTCGAGCGAAACATGCTCGCCATCCGCGCGATCGACCGTCAGGAAGGGATCGGCGATCAAGACCGTCATGCCCAGTGATTTCAGAACAGGCGCGAGATAGCGACCGATGCAGCCGTAGCCGATAATGCCAACGGTGCTGCCGGACAGTTGACGGCCCATCG
This genomic window contains:
- a CDS encoding TetR/AcrR family transcriptional regulator; amino-acid sequence: MSRVRTRPTRDDTREKLFEAAARMFEEQGIGGASIEAIAAAAGFTRGAFYSNFTGKDELIIAMLEDHVEQTVQRNLDLLARHKNIADFIEALRTMDRSLQDPLGRSPLLHMEMILFVARAEKRRPELAKRLRARRQLITDIVETALKNAGRSGSLNPAWTGAILLALEDGFRLHRLIDPETTPADSFLRAIGDLQRAVRTTPA
- a CDS encoding MFS transporter: MAIGVNARTAFSLFFPPIIDEFGWERGVTAGAFSFGFVVSAAVSPLIGRLMDRAGPRAMMELGVALMAGGMLLAPLTTQPWHLYVTIGVMVGAGSICLGYSGQSLFLPHWFNRRRGLAIGLAFAGVGIGSMTLLPWVQHMIEQTGWRTACTAMGILILVVLAPINLLLHKRPEDIGLRPDGDAAPSAAIKPVSYVVDHDWAGIDWTLGRAVRTARFWWISLGYFGGLYIWYAVQVHQTKYLLDIGFSPNVAVWSLGAVSLLGIPGQIWLGHLSDRVGREWIWTAGCSGFAICFAALIALKSFPVLTLVYLMVLAQGALGYGLTSIMGAVVLEIFQGRHFGSIFGTVMLAALAGGAAGPWVTGALHDLTGSYGFAFAIGFAVSALSAFAIWMASPRKVRAVAGQLHKARAGAHTA
- a CDS encoding NAD(P)-dependent oxidoreductase, which translates into the protein MKVLLTHTPQFRRQYYGERSLKGLQVAAHVVLNEADDALDAAALIEAARDVDIIVADRLTEGPGEIFPRLPKLRAFVRCAVDIRNIDVKAASAAGVLVTRAGPGFVASVAELALGFLVDLSRGISRATADYHSGRMPEVAMGRQLSGSTVGIIGYGCIGRYLAPVLKSLGMTVLIADPFLTVDRADGEHVSLEELLGKADYVVCLAVANEQTEKLIGPAALARMRPDAFFINLSRGNLIDEAALSVALRENRIAGAAMDVGRARDQMPTPELANLENVIATPHIGGLTQPAIESQSSETVRQVEAIINGRVPHGAVNADHWARRS